A genomic segment from Halomonas sp. TA22 encodes:
- a CDS encoding ABC transporter permease yields MPFSFAHKLSPIARRRLSVFQHNRRARVSLWIFLALFILSLFAELIANDKPIVMKYQDQWYVPLLVDYPETEFGGFLPTRTDYHDPFVREQIDEHGWALWPIIPFSYQTLDMQMMRPSPAPPDARHWLGTDDQGRDVLARVIYGFRLSVFFALALTAGSLVLGVLFGGIQGYFGGKTDLIGQRLSEIWSGLPVLFLLIILASIVQPNLWWLLGIMLLFSWLGLVDVVRAEFLRARNLEYVRAARAMGLPSRLIMWRHVLPNAMVATLTFIPFLFTGAITTLTALDFLGFGLPPGSPSLGELVAQGKNNLHAPWLGITAFVSLSLMLSLLVFIGEGLRDAFDPRHIQTAPSEPAVATPPESPSPRTHTHAP; encoded by the coding sequence ATGCCCTTCTCTTTCGCTCACAAGCTTTCGCCGATTGCACGTCGCCGACTGTCGGTGTTTCAACACAACCGTCGCGCCAGGGTCTCGCTGTGGATCTTCCTGGCGCTCTTTATCCTGAGCCTGTTCGCCGAATTGATCGCCAACGACAAGCCGATCGTCATGAAATATCAGGATCAGTGGTACGTGCCGCTGCTGGTGGACTACCCGGAAACCGAGTTCGGCGGTTTCCTGCCCACCCGCACGGATTATCACGACCCCTTCGTGCGCGAGCAGATCGACGAGCATGGCTGGGCGCTGTGGCCGATCATCCCGTTCTCCTATCAGACCCTGGACATGCAGATGATGCGCCCTTCTCCTGCCCCGCCGGACGCCCGCCATTGGCTGGGCACTGACGACCAGGGTCGCGACGTACTGGCTCGCGTCATCTACGGCTTTCGCCTGTCGGTATTCTTTGCTCTGGCATTGACCGCAGGCTCGCTGGTGCTGGGGGTGTTGTTCGGCGGGATTCAGGGATACTTCGGCGGCAAGACCGACCTGATCGGTCAGCGACTCAGTGAGATCTGGTCGGGCCTGCCGGTGCTATTCCTGCTGATCATCCTGGCTAGCATCGTGCAGCCCAACCTCTGGTGGCTGCTCGGCATCATGCTGCTGTTCTCGTGGCTTGGCCTGGTCGACGTAGTGCGCGCGGAATTTCTGCGCGCCCGAAACCTCGAGTATGTACGTGCAGCCCGGGCGATGGGCCTTCCCTCGAGACTAATCATGTGGCGCCACGTGCTGCCCAATGCCATGGTCGCCACTCTGACCTTCATTCCGTTCCTGTTCACCGGGGCCATCACCACGCTTACCGCGCTCGATTTTCTCGGCTTCGGTCTTCCGCCCGGGTCACCGTCACTTGGCGAGCTGGTGGCCCAGGGCAAGAACAACCTGCACGCTCCCTGGCTTGGCATCACTGCCTTCGTCAGCCTATCGCTGATGCTCTCGCTGCTGGTCTTCATTGGCGAGGGATTGCGCGACGCCTTCGATCCGCGTCATATCCAGACCGCGCCTAGCGAGCCTGCCGTCGCAACTCCGCCCGAGAGCCCGTCACCGAGGACACATACCCATGCCCCGTGA
- a CDS encoding microcin C ABC transporter permease YejB, translating to MASYVLRRLLLMIPTLLGIMLLNFIIVQAAPGGPIDQMLARFEGMDAMASTRLDVGGADVVTRDESRGSRGVEPRFIEALEEQFGFDQPAHVRFLTMLRDYATFDFGNSFFRDRPVIELMIERLPVSVSLGLWTTLLVYLISIPLGIRKALRHGSRFDVWTSGLVIVGYAIPGFLFAIMLIVLFAGGSYWDLFPLRGLTSPDFGELSTWDKIKDYFWHITLPVVAMTIGSFATLTMLTKNSFLDEIHKQYVLTARAKGASDRVVLYGHVFRNAMLIIIAGMPGALVSIFFTGSLLIEVIFSLEGLGLLGFEAVMQRDYPVIFGTLFLYTLIGLILKLVSDLTYVWVDPRIDFETRES from the coding sequence TTGGCCAGTTATGTTCTGCGTCGTCTACTGCTGATGATTCCGACCCTGCTCGGCATCATGCTGCTCAATTTCATCATCGTGCAGGCCGCGCCAGGCGGACCCATCGACCAGATGCTCGCACGTTTCGAGGGCATGGACGCCATGGCCAGCACACGTCTCGATGTGGGTGGCGCCGATGTGGTGACGCGTGACGAGTCACGCGGCTCGCGGGGTGTCGAGCCGCGTTTCATCGAAGCCCTCGAGGAGCAGTTCGGCTTCGATCAGCCGGCGCATGTACGTTTCCTGACCATGCTGCGCGATTATGCCACCTTCGATTTCGGCAACAGCTTCTTCCGTGACCGACCGGTGATCGAGCTGATGATCGAGCGATTGCCGGTCTCGGTCTCGCTAGGGCTCTGGACCACGCTGCTGGTCTACCTGATCTCCATTCCGCTGGGCATCCGCAAGGCACTGCGCCACGGTTCGCGCTTCGATGTCTGGACCTCGGGGCTGGTGATCGTCGGCTACGCGATACCCGGCTTTCTGTTCGCCATCATGCTCATCGTGCTGTTCGCGGGCGGTAGCTACTGGGATCTGTTTCCGCTGCGCGGACTGACCTCGCCGGATTTTGGGGAACTCTCGACCTGGGACAAGATCAAGGACTACTTCTGGCATATCACCCTGCCGGTCGTCGCCATGACCATCGGCAGCTTCGCCACCCTGACCATGCTGACCAAGAACAGCTTTCTCGACGAGATACACAAGCAGTACGTGCTGACCGCACGCGCCAAGGGGGCAAGCGACCGTGTCGTCCTGTATGGACACGTCTTCCGCAATGCCATGCTGATCATCATTGCCGGCATGCCTGGCGCCCTGGTGAGCATCTTCTTCACCGGTTCGCTGTTGATCGAAGTGATCTTCTCCCTCGAGGGTCTTGGCTTGCTCGGCTTCGAAGCAGTCATGCAGCGCGACTACCCGGTCATCTTCGGCACGCTGTTCCTGTATACACTGATCGGCCTGATTCTGAAGCTGGTTTCCGACCTGACCTATGTGTGGGTGGATCCACGCATCGATTTCGAAACCCGGGAGTCTTGA
- a CDS encoding extracellular solute-binding protein, whose protein sequence is MGAGQTAESEEVPTVHGLSLYDEPALPADFPHFPYVNPDAPKGGSMTRAAVGSSFDSINPFIIRGTPAIGISHIYDTLLADNPDEPFSVYGLLASGIRLDPERYWIEFDLRPEARFHDGEPVTARDVVFSFNLLIDEGNPFYSGYYADVEGVEALDEHTVRFTFSNASSRELPLIVGQLPVLPMHYWQERDFSAPTLARHPGSGPYRIANVQPGRSITYSRDEAYWGRDLPVNKGRYNIDRLVYDYYRDRDIAWEAFKAGVMDYRTDARAATWAIGYDFPAYRDGLVKRITVPDGQPATMQAFVLNLRREKFSDPRVREALELTFDFPWLNANMFYGTYARTESFFQNSEMAAEGLPSEEELALLKPFRDILPERLFSQGLPIDHPQDLRERLRLALTLLREAGYEVRDGMLVHGETGRPLSFEVMLFDSGLERVVQPMLRNMARLGIQSSIRIVDINQYLNRLRSFDFDIVTGQFPQSNNPGNEQRGFWTSEFANTPQSRNLMGLSTPAVDALVERLIRADSRDELNSVAQALDRVLRWGFYMIPHYHSGETRIAVWDKFGYPEPFPAYGLDLDAWWVDAEHEAEINRRLRRR, encoded by the coding sequence ATGGGTGCAGGGCAGACGGCCGAGTCCGAAGAGGTGCCGACGGTGCACGGCCTGTCGCTTTATGACGAGCCAGCGCTGCCCGCCGATTTCCCGCACTTTCCTTACGTCAACCCCGATGCGCCGAAGGGGGGGAGCATGACCCGTGCGGCGGTGGGCAGCAGCTTCGACTCGATCAACCCGTTCATCATCCGCGGCACGCCGGCGATCGGCATCTCTCATATCTACGACACCCTGCTCGCCGACAATCCCGATGAGCCCTTCAGCGTTTACGGCCTGCTTGCCTCGGGCATCCGCCTCGACCCCGAGCGCTACTGGATCGAATTCGATCTGCGCCCCGAGGCGCGCTTTCATGATGGCGAGCCCGTCACTGCCCGCGACGTGGTCTTCAGCTTCAACCTGCTGATCGACGAGGGAAACCCCTTCTATAGTGGCTATTATGCCGATGTCGAAGGAGTAGAAGCGCTCGATGAACATACCGTGCGCTTCACCTTCAGCAATGCCAGCTCGCGGGAACTGCCCTTGATCGTCGGCCAGCTGCCGGTCCTGCCCATGCACTACTGGCAAGAACGCGACTTCAGCGCTCCGACACTGGCGAGACACCCCGGCTCTGGCCCCTACCGCATCGCCAATGTACAGCCCGGGCGCAGCATCACCTACTCGCGCGATGAGGCGTATTGGGGTCGCGACCTGCCCGTCAATAAAGGTCGCTATAACATCGACCGGCTGGTCTATGACTATTATCGAGACCGCGACATCGCCTGGGAGGCCTTCAAGGCCGGAGTGATGGATTACCGCACCGATGCCCGTGCCGCCACCTGGGCCATCGGTTACGACTTCCCGGCCTACCGTGACGGCCTGGTCAAACGCATTACCGTCCCCGACGGCCAGCCAGCCACCATGCAGGCCTTCGTACTCAACCTGCGCCGTGAGAAATTCAGCGATCCTCGGGTACGCGAGGCGCTGGAACTCACCTTCGATTTTCCCTGGCTCAATGCCAACATGTTCTACGGCACCTATGCGCGTACGGAAAGCTTCTTCCAGAATTCCGAGATGGCTGCCGAAGGCTTGCCGAGCGAGGAGGAGCTTGCCTTGCTCAAGCCGTTTCGCGACATTCTCCCCGAGCGACTCTTCAGCCAGGGCCTGCCCATCGACCACCCCCAAGACCTTCGTGAACGTCTGCGACTAGCACTTACGCTGCTGCGCGAGGCGGGCTATGAGGTGCGCGACGGTATGCTCGTCCATGGCGAGACGGGCCGGCCACTGAGCTTCGAGGTGATGCTCTTCGATAGCGGCCTTGAGCGCGTCGTGCAGCCCATGCTTCGCAACATGGCACGCCTTGGCATTCAGTCCTCGATCCGTATCGTCGACATCAACCAGTACCTCAACCGGCTGCGCAGCTTCGACTTCGACATCGTCACCGGTCAGTTTCCGCAATCCAACAATCCAGGTAACGAGCAACGCGGCTTCTGGACAAGCGAATTCGCCAATACGCCGCAGAGCCGCAACCTGATGGGACTGAGCACCCCTGCCGTGGATGCACTGGTCGAGCGACTGATCCGTGCCGACAGTCGCGACGAGCTCAACTCCGTCGCCCAGGCACTGGACCGTGTGCTGCGCTGGGGGTTCTACATGATTCCCCACTACCACTCCGGGGAGACGCGCATCGCGGTCTGGGACAAGTTCGGCTATCCCGAGCCGTTTCCGGCCTATGGACTGGACCTGGACGCCTGGTGGGTCGATGCCGAACATGAAGCCGAGATAAACCGCCGGCTGCGTCGCCGCTGA
- a CDS encoding transglycosylase SLT domain-containing protein produces the protein MIHLASRRLVTLLAGALLCLSFGQLATAQGHPVQNERSIHATERYFYFWHAVLLEPRSAADAWARLRESFQWQDKRYHSRVQEWIDRYRANPHNIVAITERARPWLYWITEQLDARGLPGEIALLPFVESSFDPYARSSRGASGLWQFMPGTSDALGLARNGVYDGRMDVLASTQAALDYIEQQARQWYEGDLFLSLAAYNAGAGTVNKARQVASSQGEPDDYWHLRLPRETMNYLPKLLAIAAIIDDPEAHDIALPDIEDAPGFAKINIYQPIDLTEAATLANLDREELEALNPGLLNGSISPEYSSVLLVPSDSEELLMAQLDSMEPMISSTGWESYVVAQGDSLSSIASRFGASVDLIRQHNGLAGDTIRTGQVLEVPQRTLAAN, from the coding sequence ATGATTCATCTGGCTTCGCGCCGCCTGGTAACGCTCCTGGCGGGCGCCCTGCTGTGTCTGAGCTTTGGGCAGCTGGCCACCGCTCAAGGCCACCCCGTCCAGAACGAACGCTCAATCCACGCCACGGAGCGCTACTTCTATTTCTGGCACGCCGTGCTGCTCGAACCGCGAAGCGCCGCAGACGCATGGGCAAGGCTTCGCGAGAGCTTCCAGTGGCAGGACAAGCGTTACCACAGCAGAGTGCAGGAGTGGATCGACCGTTACCGCGCCAACCCGCATAACATCGTTGCCATCACCGAACGCGCTCGTCCCTGGCTTTACTGGATCACGGAACAGCTCGATGCCCGTGGTCTTCCTGGAGAAATCGCGCTGCTGCCTTTCGTCGAGAGCTCCTTCGATCCCTATGCCCGCAGTTCGAGGGGGGCATCTGGACTGTGGCAGTTCATGCCAGGCACCAGCGATGCGCTGGGTCTGGCGCGTAACGGGGTTTACGACGGCCGCATGGATGTGCTCGCCTCCACCCAGGCCGCACTCGACTATATCGAGCAGCAGGCCCGGCAGTGGTATGAGGGGGATCTGTTTCTCTCTCTGGCCGCTTACAACGCTGGCGCCGGCACGGTCAACAAGGCCAGGCAAGTCGCCAGTAGCCAGGGCGAACCGGACGATTACTGGCACCTGAGGCTACCGCGGGAAACCATGAACTACCTCCCCAAGCTGCTGGCCATCGCGGCGATCATCGACGATCCCGAAGCCCATGACATTGCCTTGCCGGATATTGAGGATGCCCCGGGCTTTGCCAAGATCAACATCTATCAACCGATCGATCTGACCGAGGCGGCAACGCTGGCCAACCTCGATCGCGAGGAACTCGAAGCGCTCAACCCCGGCCTGCTCAACGGCAGCATCTCTCCCGAGTACAGCTCGGTGCTGCTGGTGCCCTCCGATAGCGAGGAGTTGTTGATGGCGCAACTCGACAGCATGGAACCCATGATATCGTCCACCGGCTGGGAGTCCTATGTGGTCGCCCAGGGCGATAGCCTCTCCTCGATTGCCTCGCGCTTCGGCGCCTCGGTCGACCTCATTCGTCAGCACAATGGCCTGGCGGGCGACACCATCCGCACCGGCCAGGTGCTCGAGGTGCCGCAGCGTACCCTGGCGGCCAATTGA
- the gloB gene encoding hydroxyacylglutathione hydrolase, with the protein MLSVIPIAAFNDNYIWLLRQDGSNRVAVVDPGDAAPVIKQIEQDSLILDSILVTHHHHDHTGGLDELIRRYSPYVIGPENPAIKGIDTRVGDGDECTLLGRRFEVMAVPGHTLDHIAFYTTGIPALLFSGDTLFSGGCGRLFEGSPEQMYDSLSRIAALPDDTLVFAAHEYTAANLRFAKAVEPDNRLLDRHIDQCHQNLEQGRPTLPAELARERQINPFLRCDHVAVQASASQHGDSDSPLATFATLRAWKDRF; encoded by the coding sequence ATGCTGAGTGTGATACCGATCGCCGCCTTCAATGACAATTATATCTGGCTGCTACGACAGGATGGTTCTAACCGAGTAGCCGTCGTCGATCCCGGCGATGCCGCCCCCGTCATCAAGCAAATCGAGCAGGACTCCCTCATCCTCGACAGCATACTCGTCACGCATCATCACCACGATCATACCGGTGGTCTGGATGAGTTGATACGCCGTTATTCCCCATATGTCATCGGACCGGAAAACCCCGCCATCAAGGGCATCGATACACGAGTCGGCGATGGCGACGAATGCACGCTACTGGGGAGACGTTTTGAGGTAATGGCGGTCCCCGGTCACACCCTTGACCATATCGCCTTCTACACTACAGGCATTCCTGCGCTCCTGTTTAGTGGTGACACCCTCTTCTCGGGCGGTTGCGGCAGGCTGTTCGAGGGATCGCCCGAGCAGATGTACGACTCGCTCTCACGTATCGCCGCCTTGCCTGACGATACACTGGTCTTCGCCGCCCACGAATATACCGCAGCCAACCTGCGCTTCGCCAAGGCCGTCGAGCCCGACAACCGTTTGCTGGATCGTCATATCGACCAGTGCCACCAGAACCTCGAGCAGGGGCGCCCCACGCTTCCCGCCGAGCTGGCACGCGAGCGGCAGATCAACCCCTTCCTCCGCTGCGATCATGTCGCCGTGCAGGCCTCCGCCAGTCAGCATGGTGACAGCGACTCACCGCTGGCGACGTTCGCCACGCTGCGCGCCTGGAAGGATCGATTCTAA
- a CDS encoding methyltransferase domain-containing protein — protein MTISLARLVQEGREYWASADGQAHWQAERACLGPVCESLFGLHSLELGFGPRLCDMSPIRHPLRWAPTRELAEHSSTLICRPDSLPLPDETLQLVVIHHLLEVLSRPHQVLQEAARVTADSGRLIIFGWEPLGVSGWGRLWPSRRPHLPWRGHWRTPGSLRDWLAFVDFEIERVDYCGFHLPGTLPRNATLETLGRRYNLPFGDTFMIRARRRSQLARIQRPKLSLRSSALGGASLGGQATRLGRKTDRVTEGD, from the coding sequence ATGACGATATCACTGGCGAGACTGGTGCAGGAGGGCCGGGAGTATTGGGCTTCGGCCGATGGCCAGGCCCACTGGCAGGCCGAGCGAGCCTGCCTGGGCCCGGTGTGCGAATCGCTTTTCGGCTTGCATAGCCTCGAGCTGGGTTTTGGGCCGAGGCTATGCGACATGTCGCCCATTCGCCATCCGTTGCGTTGGGCGCCCACGCGTGAGCTCGCCGAACATTCCTCCACGCTGATCTGTCGTCCTGATAGCCTGCCTCTGCCGGATGAAACGCTGCAACTGGTGGTCATTCATCACCTGCTCGAGGTGCTGTCCAGGCCACATCAGGTACTCCAGGAAGCTGCCCGGGTGACAGCCGATAGTGGTCGACTGATCATCTTTGGCTGGGAGCCGCTTGGTGTTTCGGGATGGGGAAGGCTATGGCCGAGTCGTCGGCCCCATCTTCCCTGGCGGGGGCACTGGCGAACGCCGGGTAGCCTTAGGGACTGGCTGGCATTTGTCGACTTCGAGATCGAGCGGGTAGACTACTGCGGCTTTCATCTGCCAGGCACGCTGCCACGCAACGCAACGCTCGAGACCTTGGGCAGGCGCTACAACTTGCCATTTGGCGATACTTTCATGATACGTGCCAGGCGGCGTTCCCAGTTGGCCCGAATACAGCGTCCTAAACTTTCGCTTCGTTCTTCAGCGCTGGGTGGCGCTTCGCTGGGTGGGCAGGCAACGAGGCTTGGACGAAAAACCGATAGGGTGACCGAAGGTGACTGA